GGCGAGGCCCCGCCACCGCGCCTCCATGTCCCCCACTTCCTGGAGGTTCAGTGCCTCGTCTCGCGTCTTCTTCATCGTGTGGCTCCTTCGGGAACTGCTCCCGAAAATCTCATCCGGGTCTGACGTCCAACCACGATTGCGAGGACGTCCGGATTTACCGCTGCTTGCATCCACCGTTGGGCGGATGACGGAGCACCGCGGTGGCCGTCCGCTGATGGACGCGTCGTCGCCCGTCGAGTCATGCTGCTCGCCACCGTGTCCATCGACCTGCGCGCCGCGACGGCTGCGGACGCCCCCTTCCTCTTCGCGCTGTACGCCAGCACCCGGGAGTCTGAGCTCGCCGCCTGGGGCTGGGCGCCCGCACAGCGCGACGCCTTCCTCCGCATGCAGTGGGTGGCGCAGTCGCACGACTGGGCGGCCCGCCATCCTCATGCCGACCACCAGTTGGTGTGTCTCCAAGGCCAACCCGTGGGGCGCCTGCTGGTCGCGAAGGACGCGGCGGCGTGGCGGGTGGTGGACATCGCCTTGTTACCCGCACACCAAGGCAGCGGCGTGGGGACCCGGCTGCTGACCCAGGTGCGGGACGAGGCCGGGAAAGCAGGCGTCCCCCTCCGGCTGCGAGTGCTACGAACCAACCCCGCGCGCAGGCTGTACGAGCGCCTGGGCTTCGAGGTGGACGCCGAGCCTCCCGAGGAGGCCGCCGCCCCTTACGTCGCCCTGACGTGGAACCCCGCACCACATCAGGACTGATGCACAGCGGAACCATGCTCCGGAAACACGAACGGCCCGCGAGCTGATTGCCCGCGAGCCGCCCGCATCCCCCCCAAACCGCCAGGACCTACAGGAACACGTTCTCCGGCGTGGGCGTGACAGTCCGGAGGTCATAGCCGGCGGCCCCGGCCTCGGACGGCTGAGGCGCGGCCAGCGTCCCGCCACCACCCGAACCACCATTTCCACCGCACGCGCCGCCCCCACCGCCCGCGGAGATGGCCTGGCTTGCGCCCGTGGGATTCGCGGTGGCGCCCGCGGCACCCGCACTCACGAGAATGCCGCCTGTCACGCTGGGCGTCGTGGTGGAGAGGAGCTGGACGATGCCACCGCCGCCACCGCCGCCGCCGCCCTTGCCCGCGCCCCCCGCGTTGTTGCCAGCGCCACCATTGGCCCCCACCGCTCGGACGAATCCCCCCACGGTGATGGAGCCCTTGCCCACGAGGACGATGGCGCCCCCCGCGCCACCGCCAGAGCCGGGCAGGTTGGAGGCGGTTCCACCAGCCTCACCATTGGCATTGATGGCGCCCCCCGGGGGAATGCGGACCGCTCCCTGCGCGAGCATGACCAGGGAGCCGCCACCCCTGCCACCGGCCACACCGACCTGCTTGGCACCCGCGCCGCCGCCCAGGCCGCCGGGTCGCAGGAGTTGCGCGGCCTGGAGCGGCAACAGCCCACGCCCGCCCTGGGGCTCGCCTGCGGCCGCACGCGCCACGCCTGCCTCCGCAGGCCCGGTTCCGTTGTCCTCGGCACTGGGGTCCACGATGATCGTACCGTTGACGGTGACGTCGCCGGTGGCCCGGATGACCGTTCCACTCGGGACAATAAGCGTGCCGGAGATGGTGACGTTGGTGAACTGGAGGTGCTGCCGGCCGGCCAACGTGCCGTAGCCAGTGGCCGTGGTCAGATCCACGGTGTTGCCGCTGGGGACGTTGTACGCCCCAGCCGACCCGTCACCGTAGGCGCCCAACGAGCCCATGGGCCCCTGCGGACCTTGAGGGCCCTGCGGACCAACCGATCCCGAAGGGCCCTGAGCCCCTGCAGGTCCCGTCGCGCCCGCGGGACCTTGCCCGCCCTGCGGTCCCACCGGCCCGTTGCACACGAAGCGGGTGAGCGCGACATTCTCCTCGCCCGCATCCAGCGTCCCATTGCGGTTGACGTCGACGCCCATCTCCAGCCGCACGCCACCGGTGGCGCAGTTGCCGGCCGCCGGCTCCACGGTGGTCCGCGTCACCGTGCCCAGACCGACATCACCCTGGGGGCCCGTGGCACCCGCTGGGCCCACCGGGCCCTCAGGTCCTACGGAGCCCTGCGGTCCCGCCGGCCCGGCAGGTCCCACCGCGCCAGCGGGACCCTCCGGTCCCCGGTCCCCCTGCATGCCCGTCTCACCCTGAAGACCGGTTGGCCCCTGCACGCCCTGCTCACCACGGAGGCCCTGCGGTCCCATGGCGCCCTGCGGCCCCTCGGGCCCCATGAGCCCCTGTGCACCGTTGCACACGTAACGGGTCAGCGAGGCGTCGACCTCCTCATCCTCCAACTGACCGTTCCGGTTGAGGTCGATGCCCGTCTCCACCACCACACCCGCCTGGGCGCAGTTCTCACCGGAGGGTTCGGAGTCGGTGCGGACCAGCGCCGTCAGCCCCGGAGGTCCCTCCGGCCCACCTGCCGGGCCCGGAGGACCTTGCGGCCCCTGTGGGCCCGTAGCACCAGGCGCACCTGGCTCGCCCTGAGGACCAGCGGGCCCCTCTGCGCCCGGCGCTCCCGGAGGGCCTTCTGCGCCCGCGGGACCTTGCGGCCCCTGCGGTCCGGGCGTGCCTTCCTCACATGCCGAAAGCACCAGCAGTGCCGTCAACGGAAGCGCCTGAAACCACTTCTGATACAGCGGGCGTCGCCAGTTCTCTTGCGTCATCTGCCGGCCTCCTCGTCGTGAAACGTCACGCCGCGGGCCACTGAGCAAGCCGCACGCCACGCCAAGAAGACCGGGGCGACCCCAAGAGGTTCGGCGATAACCGGGCAGATTCTCTCGTGAGAGAGAACCCGCGAGACATTGCCCCGGCGTCCGGGTCAGACGCACCCGCGTTTCATCGGCACGCGCATCTGTCTCGGCGTCTGGGCCGGACGCATGCGCGTCTGTATCGGACGCACGAGCGTGCGTGACTCAGCAAGACATGGAGACACCACGCCTCACGTTTCATTGCATACCGCCGTCACCCTCACATGAAACACGCGCGAGTTCAGCACTGGCCGGACCTTTGCTCAGGGAGGAAGCGCAGCAGGCCCAGTCAGGCAGTCCTCTCCTCGAAAGGTAGACGCACGTGTCAGAGCCCTTCATCGGTCAGATCATGATGTTCGCAGGCAACTTCGCTCCGAGGGGCTGGGCATTCTGCCAAGGGCAGCTTCTCTCCATCGCCCAGAACTCGGCGCTCTTCTCCATTCTTGGCACCACCTATGGAGGCAATGGGCAGACGACGTTCGCCCTGCCGGACCTGCGTGGCCGCTATCCCATGCAGCCGGGCCAGGGCCCCGGCCTGTCCCCCCGCACGATGGGCGAACAGGGCGGAACCGAAACCGTGACGCTGATTTCGACGCAGATGCCGGCGCACACTCACACCCTGAATGTGAGCAGTCAGCACGGCGATACGGAAACGCCCATTGGCACCGTGCTCGCGGCGGACTCCACGGCGACCGTGCTCAACTACCGGGCTGCCCCCATCGACGGGACCATGAACCCCGCGGCCATCGGCGTCTCGGGTGGAAGCCAGCCGCACAACAACATGTCGCCCTTCTTGTGCATCAACTTCATCATCGCGCTGGAAGGCATCTACCCGTCGCGCAACTGACGCACCGTGAGCCCCAAGGGCTCAGCGCCTCGCTCCACTCACGCGTGCGAGGCGCAGTGGGGCCACGCGGACGGCCGCCGCGAATCCGTCCCCATGAGCCAACACTTCCAGGTCCGCGGCGACCCTGAACCGCGGGGTGGGTAGCCCGTTCCCAGCAGGGTGGGCACGTCGGAGGCAGCGTTACTGCACGGGAGCGTGGGCGGTGGTGGCGGAGCGAGACGGCGGGGGGCAACGCTCGCAAGTCACACCGACGACGGTGTTCACCGTCTGCGCCTCCGTGCTCGCGGTGGTCGTACTCGTCACTCTCGTGGCGAAGACGCGGGTGGCACTGACACTGACGGGCATCGCCACCATCCTGGCGCTCGCGTTGGAACATGGCGTCGCGCGACTGGAGCGCGGCAGGCTGCCTCGGCTGGCCGCCATTGCCCTGGTGATGACGGCGTT
This is a stretch of genomic DNA from Myxococcus xanthus. It encodes these proteins:
- a CDS encoding GNAT family N-acetyltransferase, giving the protein MLLATVSIDLRAATAADAPFLFALYASTRESELAAWGWAPAQRDAFLRMQWVAQSHDWAARHPHADHQLVCLQGQPVGRLLVAKDAAAWRVVDIALLPAHQGSGVGTRLLTQVRDEAGKAGVPLRLRVLRTNPARRLYERLGFEVDAEPPEEAAAPYVALTWNPAPHQD
- a CDS encoding DUF7151 family protein — its product is MTQENWRRPLYQKWFQALPLTALLVLSACEEGTPGPQGPQGPAGAEGPPGAPGAEGPAGPQGEPGAPGATGPQGPQGPPGPAGGPEGPPGLTALVRTDSEPSGENCAQAGVVVETGIDLNRNGQLEDEEVDASLTRYVCNGAQGLMGPEGPQGAMGPQGLRGEQGVQGPTGLQGETGMQGDRGPEGPAGAVGPAGPAGPQGSVGPEGPVGPAGATGPQGDVGLGTVTRTTVEPAAGNCATGGVRLEMGVDVNRNGTLDAGEENVALTRFVCNGPVGPQGGQGPAGATGPAGAQGPSGSVGPQGPQGPQGPMGSLGAYGDGSAGAYNVPSGNTVDLTTATGYGTLAGRQHLQFTNVTISGTLIVPSGTVIRATGDVTVNGTIIVDPSAEDNGTGPAEAGVARAAAGEPQGGRGLLPLQAAQLLRPGGLGGGAGAKQVGVAGGRGGGSLVMLAQGAVRIPPGGAINANGEAGGTASNLPGSGGGAGGAIVLVGKGSITVGGFVRAVGANGGAGNNAGGAGKGGGGGGGGGIVQLLSTTTPSVTGGILVSAGAAGATANPTGASQAISAGGGGGACGGNGGSGGGGTLAAPQPSEAGAAGYDLRTVTPTPENVFL
- a CDS encoding phage tail protein, whose protein sequence is MSEPFIGQIMMFAGNFAPRGWAFCQGQLLSIAQNSALFSILGTTYGGNGQTTFALPDLRGRYPMQPGQGPGLSPRTMGEQGGTETVTLISTQMPAHTHTLNVSSQHGDTETPIGTVLAADSTATVLNYRAAPIDGTMNPAAIGVSGGSQPHNNMSPFLCINFIIALEGIYPSRN